One window of the Candidatus Dadabacteria bacterium genome contains the following:
- a CDS encoding NAD(+)/NADH kinase: MKAVKTIGILGAADREEVRKMTADLCRMFEQSGVKPVVERKLGEASGVSPLADAKDLPALADMVFSLGGDGTFLGAARLLSGSPTPVLGINLGGLGFLAECKVEEAGAMLEKIRAGDYETEKREMFSVRIEGDEKWSGEALNDVVVNCATATKIIDLELHIDGSHITTFKADGIICSTPTGSTGYSLSAGGPVVHPTLPLTVITPICPHTLANRPLVVSNENEIRFRHPSPDGADLTATLDGRLARPVRSGGEVVVTKSDRSVNLVKSPFTDYFSILKTKLMWATRHGGD, translated from the coding sequence ATGAAAGCCGTCAAAACAATAGGCATTTTAGGCGCGGCGGACAGGGAGGAGGTCAGAAAAATGACCGCCGACCTGTGCCGGATGTTTGAACAGTCCGGCGTTAAGCCGGTGGTGGAGCGCAAACTGGGCGAAGCAAGCGGCGTGTCTCCGCTTGCGGACGCGAAAGACCTGCCGGCGCTCGCCGATATGGTTTTCTCCCTCGGCGGAGACGGAACCTTCCTCGGCGCGGCTCGCCTTTTGAGCGGAAGCCCGACGCCCGTGCTCGGCATAAATCTCGGCGGGCTGGGGTTTCTCGCCGAATGCAAGGTTGAAGAGGCGGGCGCGATGCTTGAGAAAATACGCGCGGGCGACTACGAGACCGAAAAACGGGAAATGTTCTCCGTGCGGATTGAAGGCGATGAAAAATGGTCGGGCGAGGCGCTCAACGATGTGGTGGTGAACTGCGCGACCGCGACCAAGATTATAGACCTTGAACTCCACATAGACGGCTCGCACATAACCACCTTCAAGGCGGACGGCATTATATGCTCAACGCCCACGGGCTCAACCGGATACTCGCTTTCTGCGGGCGGCCCCGTGGTGCATCCCACCCTTCCCCTGACCGTGATAACGCCGATATGCCCGCACACCCTCGCCAACCGCCCCCTCGTGGTGTCAAACGAAAACGAGATACGTTTCCGCCATCCCTCGCCGGACGGCGCAGACCTGACGGCCACGCTTGACGGCAGGCTGGCGCGCCCCGTCCGCTCCGGAGGGGAGGTTGTGGTAACAAAGTCCGACCGCTCGGTCAACCTTGTGAAGTCTCCCTTTACGGACTACTTCTCCATCCTGAAAACAAAACTTATGTGGGCAACCCGCCACGGCGGCGATTAG
- the fmt gene encoding methionyl-tRNA formyltransferase, with protein MKLVFMGTPEFAAVSLRALARLHRVEAAFCMPDRPAGRGGAVSPPAVKLAAAEFGIPVFQPENAGLLEGELKRFQPDAVCVVAYGFILPPSVLSLFPGRFINLHASLLPAYRGAAPINRAVMAGETKTGLTTMLISGELDAGDILLSCEIQIGDDDSAEDLLPVMAERGSELLLETLRAVEAGTVSPRPQDHSAATLAPALTKEDGRIDWTKPARDICNRIRGTAPWPGAFTSTGGGTLKIIRARFRRGEGEPGEILSCEKTLVIAAGRDAVEATEVQAEGKRRMPAGDFLRGARLKTGDIMGRS; from the coding sequence ATGAAACTCGTCTTCATGGGAACGCCTGAGTTTGCGGCGGTGTCTCTGCGCGCCCTTGCGCGCCTCCACAGGGTTGAAGCCGCCTTCTGTATGCCCGACAGGCCCGCCGGGCGCGGCGGCGCGGTTTCCCCGCCCGCTGTGAAACTTGCGGCGGCGGAGTTTGGGATACCTGTTTTTCAGCCCGAAAACGCGGGGTTGCTTGAGGGCGAATTGAAACGGTTTCAGCCGGATGCGGTTTGTGTGGTCGCCTACGGGTTCATACTTCCGCCTTCCGTTTTATCTTTGTTTCCGGGGCGTTTCATAAACCTTCACGCCTCCCTGCTTCCCGCCTACAGGGGGGCCGCGCCAATCAACCGCGCCGTGATGGCGGGCGAGACAAAAACCGGCCTTACCACCATGCTCATAAGCGGCGAACTGGACGCGGGAGACATTCTGCTCAGTTGCGAAATACAAATCGGAGACGATGACAGCGCGGAGGATTTGCTGCCGGTGATGGCGGAGCGCGGCTCGGAACTCCTGCTTGAGACACTGCGGGCGGTTGAAGCGGGAACGGTCAGCCCGCGCCCGCAGGACCATTCCGCGGCGACCCTCGCCCCCGCGCTTACGAAAGAGGACGGGCGGATAGACTGGACGAAGCCCGCCCGCGACATATGCAACCGGATACGCGGGACGGCCCCGTGGCCCGGCGCGTTCACAAGCACAGGCGGCGGGACGCTCAAAATAATCCGCGCCCGTTTCCGCCGGGGGGAGGGCGAGCCGGGGGAGATTCTTTCCTGCGAAAAGACCCTTGTTATCGCCGCCGGGCGGGACGCGGTTGAGGCGACCGAGGTTCAGGCGGAAGGGAAGAGAAGAATGCCCGCCGGGGATTTTCTGCGCGGGGCGCGGCTCAAAACCGGCGATATTATGGGGCGTTCCTAA
- the aspS gene encoding aspartate--tRNA ligase: protein MANRWKRTDICGDLRPSDEGREVTVMGWVQSGRDHGGVIFIDIRDHGGIVQAVFDPSRGGPHAVADAFRSEWVVAVRGRVVRREPAMVNPSMPTGEIEIVATDAEVFNKCPELPFPVEDNVEADEPIRMKYRFLDLRRPEMRDSLLLRHRIVSAARGYLESAGFAEIETPLLTKATPEGARDFVVPCRQAGGFYALPQSPQLLKQMLMASGFDRYYQVARCFRDEDLRADRQPEFSQIDLEMAFADEGDVKGAVEELVRRCFAEGGINASPPFERISYADAMERYGCDHPDMRFGLELRGVSEVFAGSEFKVFSSALQKGGIIKALTLGGEGEGISRRDIDEMTEEAVSLGAGGLAWIRLAEGKWQSPIAKFLSDGEKAALLEKTGLAGAPGGLIFFGAGDAATVNAVLSAVRLSAARRLGLIKEGEYKFVWVENFPMFEREPGGRLKAVHHPFTAPAPQSADSFETDPENALSRAYDIVLNGVELGGGSVRIHNREMQEAVLRVVGMDEARAEEQFGFFLRALEFGAPPHAGVALGLDRMVMMAAGRGSIRDVTAFPKTQKGACPLTGAPSGVSSEQMAELGLRKV, encoded by the coding sequence ATGGCGAACCGGTGGAAGAGAACGGATATATGCGGCGACTTGCGCCCGTCCGATGAGGGGCGCGAAGTCACGGTTATGGGCTGGGTGCAGTCCGGGCGCGACCACGGCGGCGTGATTTTCATAGACATCCGCGACCATGGCGGCATTGTTCAGGCGGTTTTTGACCCCTCAAGGGGGGGTCCGCACGCCGTTGCGGACGCATTCAGAAGCGAATGGGTGGTCGCCGTCAGGGGCAGGGTGGTGAGGAGAGAGCCCGCAATGGTCAACCCCTCCATGCCGACCGGCGAAATAGAGATAGTCGCCACGGACGCCGAGGTTTTCAACAAATGCCCGGAGTTGCCGTTTCCCGTTGAAGACAACGTGGAGGCGGACGAGCCGATAAGGATGAAATACAGGTTTCTTGACCTTCGCCGCCCCGAAATGCGCGACTCCCTGCTGCTTCGCCACCGCATTGTGTCCGCGGCGCGAGGGTATCTGGAGTCCGCCGGTTTTGCGGAAATAGAAACGCCCCTGCTCACCAAGGCGACCCCGGAGGGCGCGCGGGACTTTGTCGTCCCGTGCAGGCAGGCGGGCGGCTTTTACGCCCTGCCGCAGTCGCCCCAGTTGCTCAAGCAGATGCTTATGGCGTCCGGCTTTGACCGCTACTATCAGGTCGCGCGCTGCTTCCGCGATGAAGACCTCAGGGCGGACAGGCAGCCGGAGTTTTCGCAGATAGACCTTGAAATGGCGTTTGCGGACGAGGGCGATGTGAAGGGGGCGGTTGAGGAACTTGTCCGCCGGTGTTTTGCGGAGGGCGGAATAAATGCGTCTCCGCCGTTTGAAAGAATCAGTTATGCGGACGCGATGGAACGTTACGGGTGCGACCATCCCGACATGAGGTTCGGTCTTGAATTGCGGGGCGTGTCGGAGGTTTTCGCCGGTTCGGAGTTTAAGGTTTTTTCGTCCGCGCTTCAGAAGGGCGGGATAATCAAGGCGCTCACTCTGGGGGGCGAAGGCGAGGGCATTTCACGCAGAGACATTGACGAGATGACTGAAGAGGCGGTGTCGCTCGGCGCGGGCGGGCTTGCGTGGATACGGCTTGCGGAGGGCAAGTGGCAGTCTCCCATTGCGAAGTTTCTCTCGGACGGCGAGAAGGCGGCTTTGCTTGAAAAAACGGGCCTTGCAGGCGCGCCGGGCGGGCTCATCTTTTTCGGCGCGGGAGACGCCGCCACCGTGAACGCCGTGCTGTCCGCCGTCCGGCTGTCCGCGGCGCGGCGGCTGGGGCTGATAAAAGAGGGTGAATACAAGTTTGTATGGGTGGAGAATTTCCCGATGTTTGAACGCGAGCCGGGAGGCCGCCTCAAGGCGGTTCACCATCCCTTTACCGCTCCCGCCCCCCAAAGCGCGGACAGTTTTGAGACGGACCCCGAAAACGCCCTTTCACGCGCCTACGACATAGTGCTCAACGGCGTGGAACTGGGCGGGGGCAGCGTGAGGATTCACAACAGGGAGATGCAGGAGGCCGTCCTGAGGGTGGTTGGCATGGATGAGGCGCGCGCTGAAGAGCAGTTCGGTTTCTTTCTCAGGGCGCTGGAGTTCGGCGCGCCCCCGCACGCGGGCGTGGCGCTTGGGCTTGACAGAATGGTAATGATGGCGGCGGGGCGCGGCAGCATAAGGGATGTTACGGCGTTTCCGAAAACCCAGAAGGGCGCCTGCCCGCTGACCGGCGCGCCGTCCGGCGTAAGTTCCGAGCAGATGGCGGAACTGGGGCTCAGAAAGGTTTGA
- the hisIE gene encoding bifunctional phosphoribosyl-AMP cyclohydrolase/phosphoribosyl-ATP diphosphatase HisIE: MDTGRIKFGADGLVPVIVQDRRSGKVLMMAWANEEALLETERAGTAHFWSRSRGKLWNKGEESGNFLDVKKILIDCDGDCVLMLADPRGPACHTGGETCFFTDADGAEATAARALQEMFETVRDRKKNPKEKSYVSDLFRGGIDRIARKITEEAGETVIAAKNDDPRELVSEMADLWFHCAVLLAEKGLSPADVDIEIEKRLGVSGHGKTKSKP, encoded by the coding sequence ATGGACACGGGCAGAATAAAATTCGGAGCGGACGGGCTTGTTCCCGTTATCGTTCAGGACCGCCGGAGCGGAAAGGTGCTGATGATGGCATGGGCAAACGAGGAGGCGCTTCTTGAAACCGAACGCGCGGGCACGGCGCACTTCTGGAGCCGCTCGCGCGGAAAACTGTGGAACAAGGGCGAAGAGTCCGGCAACTTTCTGGATGTTAAGAAGATACTGATTGACTGTGACGGCGACTGCGTTCTGATGCTTGCCGACCCGCGCGGGCCCGCCTGTCACACGGGCGGCGAAACCTGTTTTTTCACCGATGCGGACGGGGCGGAGGCGACCGCCGCAAGGGCGCTGCAGGAAATGTTTGAAACCGTCAGGGACAGGAAGAAAAATCCCAAAGAGAAATCGTATGTGAGCGATTTGTTTAGGGGCGGCATAGACAGAATAGCGAGGAAGATCACCGAGGAGGCGGGCGAAACCGTCATTGCGGCAAAAAACGACGACCCCCGCGAACTGGTGTCCGAAATGGCCGACCTGTGGTTTCACTGCGCGGTTCTGCTTGCCGAAAAAGGGCTCTCTCCCGCCGATGTGGATATTGAGATTGAAAAGCGCCTCGGCGTCTCCGGCCACGGAAAAACCAAAAGCAAACCCTGA
- the rpoZ gene encoding DNA-directed RNA polymerase subunit omega — protein sequence MARVTIEDCMDVVGNRFALAVIAMKRARQIVMKKASILEKEKMLAEAAAAEMEESGEVPSAEVVEKNLDKSSVVQEEHKPILTALKEIAEKKVGFSSPGRKD from the coding sequence ATGGCAAGAGTTACCATAGAAGACTGCATGGATGTGGTAGGCAACAGATTTGCGCTTGCGGTGATTGCGATGAAAAGAGCGCGGCAGATAGTGATGAAGAAGGCGAGCATACTTGAGAAAGAGAAGATGCTTGCCGAGGCGGCCGCCGCCGAGATGGAGGAATCGGGAGAAGTTCCCTCCGCCGAAGTTGTGGAGAAAAATCTGGACAAAAGTTCGGTGGTTCAGGAAGAGCACAAACCCATCCTCACGGCGCTCAAGGAGATAGCTGAAAAGAAGGTCGGCTTCTCAAGTCCCGGCAGGAAAGACTGA
- a CDS encoding hydantoinase/oxoprolinase family protein, whose translation MGVDVGGTFTDLAFFDGGTVRIHKVPSTPSDPSEGVSRCVGDVARGGFEIVHGTTVATNALIERKGAKTVLITTRGFEDIVEIGRQNRGKLYDLFWEKDPGLVPRELRIGVRERVDHTGAALAVPSERELEEAAALAGKSGAEAVAVCFLHSYANPSHEEAAGRALEKTGVPVSLSSSVSPEFREYERASTTVANAYLIPRVSGYMRALSASLGGAKVSVVQSNGGVTSPETAAVEPVRIATSGPAAGVSGAFKIARMTGREKIITFDMGGTSTDVSLCDGSPPFASQNEVGGVPLRTHCIEIATIGAGGGSIARTDAGGALKVGPQSAGAEPGPACYGAGSLPAVTDANVVLGRIDPERFLGGRKKLFAKRARDAVETLDTGAGASAEEKAGAVIRVVNSSMERLIRVIAAGGGADTREFSLLGYGGAAGLHCCDLALETGMKEVVFPVYPAALSALGTLLSDVYKDYAKTCFASVPEEAGKVEAALAGLEAAARDGGEMLRAEKFVDARYKGQSHEITVPFSAGLTEEFHKLHLKRFGYVMEDIAVETTAVRIRAHGEKSGAALPEMKPRGGSVPSGERDVWRGGVCRKFKTYRREDFGPGFRFEGPALVFEDTSVLMVTPEFRCEVDGWGNVVARAG comes from the coding sequence ATCGGGGTTGATGTCGGGGGAACTTTCACCGACCTGGCGTTTTTTGACGGCGGGACGGTTCGCATTCACAAAGTTCCCTCCACCCCCTCCGACCCGTCCGAAGGCGTCTCGCGGTGTGTGGGCGATGTGGCGCGGGGCGGTTTTGAAATCGTTCACGGAACAACCGTCGCCACAAACGCGCTCATTGAGAGAAAGGGCGCGAAAACCGTTCTCATAACAACGCGCGGCTTTGAAGACATTGTGGAGATAGGCAGGCAGAACCGGGGCAAACTTTACGACCTGTTCTGGGAAAAAGACCCCGGCCTTGTTCCGCGCGAATTGAGAATAGGCGTCCGCGAGAGGGTTGACCACACCGGCGCCGCGCTTGCCGTCCCTTCGGAGCGGGAGCTGGAAGAGGCGGCGGCTTTGGCGGGAAAGTCGGGCGCGGAGGCGGTTGCGGTCTGTTTTCTTCATTCCTACGCAAACCCGTCCCACGAGGAGGCCGCCGGGCGCGCCCTTGAAAAAACCGGCGTTCCCGTGTCGCTGTCGTCTTCGGTGTCGCCGGAGTTCAGGGAATACGAAAGGGCTTCCACCACTGTCGCAAATGCGTATTTGATTCCGCGCGTTTCGGGTTACATGAGGGCGCTGTCCGCCTCTCTGGGCGGGGCGAAGGTTTCCGTGGTTCAGTCAAACGGGGGCGTAACCTCCCCGGAGACGGCGGCTGTTGAGCCCGTCCGGATTGCCACATCGGGGCCTGCGGCGGGGGTTTCGGGGGCGTTCAAGATCGCCCGCATGACGGGGCGGGAAAAGATCATCACTTTTGACATGGGCGGAACTTCAACCGATGTGTCGCTGTGCGACGGCTCGCCGCCGTTTGCGTCCCAAAATGAGGTGGGCGGCGTTCCGCTGAGGACACACTGCATAGAGATAGCGACCATAGGGGCGGGCGGCGGCTCAATTGCGCGGACGGACGCGGGAGGGGCGTTGAAGGTGGGACCCCAAAGCGCGGGCGCGGAGCCGGGCCCCGCCTGCTACGGCGCGGGAAGCCTGCCCGCCGTTACGGACGCCAATGTGGTTCTGGGAAGGATAGACCCGGAGCGTTTTCTCGGCGGAAGGAAAAAACTGTTTGCAAAAAGGGCGAGAGATGCGGTGGAAACTCTTGACACCGGCGCGGGCGCAAGCGCAGAGGAGAAAGCGGGCGCGGTCATTCGGGTTGTCAACTCCTCAATGGAGCGGCTGATAAGGGTGATTGCCGCGGGCGGGGGCGCGGACACGAGGGAGTTCTCTCTGCTGGGCTACGGCGGCGCGGCGGGGCTTCACTGTTGCGACCTCGCCCTTGAGACGGGCATGAAAGAGGTTGTCTTCCCCGTTTACCCCGCCGCGCTTTCCGCGCTGGGAACGTTGCTTTCGGATGTTTACAAGGACTATGCAAAAACCTGTTTTGCGTCCGTGCCGGAGGAGGCCGGAAAGGTGGAGGCCGCTCTTGCCGGGCTTGAGGCGGCGGCGCGGGACGGCGGGGAAATGCTGAGAGCGGAAAAGTTTGTTGACGCCAGATACAAGGGGCAGTCGCATGAGATCACCGTACCGTTTTCAGCCGGTTTGACGGAGGAGTTTCACAAACTGCATTTGAAAAGGTTCGGCTATGTGATGGAGGACATTGCCGTTGAGACAACTGCGGTCAGAATCCGCGCTCACGGGGAAAAGAGCGGCGCGGCGCTGCCGGAGATGAAGCCGCGCGGCGGGAGTGTTCCGTCCGGAGAGAGGGATGTGTGGCGCGGCGGGGTTTGCCGGAAGTTCAAAACCTACCGGAGGGAGGATTTCGGTCCCGGTTTCAGGTTTGAGGGCCCCGCGCTGGTGTTTGAGGATACGTCCGTGCTGATGGTAACGCCGGAGTTCAGGTGTGAGGTTGACGGGTGGGGGAATGTGGTTGCGCGGGCTGGATAG
- a CDS encoding DEAD/DEAH box helicase family protein codes for MTSPVNTGLSEADTRAKLIDPAIHKCGWTEDMIRREETAGGIEIIGGRARRRARGQVDYTLRIKVSADAQPVAVALIEAKKTDLPPGHGLDQAKAYARSRLLNVPFVFSSNGHLFIEYDRFTGLTAEPKPMSEFPSPESLRRRYEQNMGFALEDEAAKPLLKPYHNGEGARRYYQDAAIRSVLEKVARNARSGEPPRALLSLATGAGKTFIAVNLLKRIADAGQLKRALFLCDRDELRSQALAAFQNVFGSDAAEVRQSGYDGGNRAKNARVHIATYQTLGVDTEEDDASFLTRHYPEDYFSHIVIDECHRSAWGKWSRALTRNPGAVQIGLTATPRILKTGAKTKEAEQDARITADNCKYFGEPVYEYDMAQAMEDGYLAVCEIQKGRVNLDETGLDIDEVMKHYPRYAHTGQPARREDLRKAYEKPDFEDLIMLPDRVWEMCGDLFKYLVETGGPEQKTIIFCARDSHADEVAIKLNNLYTEWCVQNKKERLEPYAFKCTAASSGNDQLPDFRAAMRHHFIAATVDLLTTGVDVPVVRNIVFFKYIKSPISFYQMIGRGTRIDPGSNKLMFRIYDYTGVTDLFGEELVTPPRPPGGGRGGTASEPVIVADGFNVHITDTGRYVVIQEDGQARPVPVDEYKNRLAAQLIREAPTLDEFRKRWIQPEERRNLMNRLVESGHPPAVLQALEEMNDYDLYDVLADLGFGLAPRTRSDRALAFIYKHEDWLRGLPEQTAGAIRAIVGQFEKGGTDGLENQMIFRTPEVEAAGGLKALSEGGKPAELLKETKMKVFSA; via the coding sequence ATGACATCTCCCGTTAATACCGGTCTTTCCGAGGCGGACACCCGCGCCAAACTGATTGACCCCGCAATTCACAAATGCGGCTGGACCGAAGACATGATACGCCGCGAGGAAACGGCGGGCGGCATTGAAATCATCGGCGGCAGGGCGCGCCGCCGCGCGCGCGGGCAGGTGGATTACACTCTCCGCATAAAAGTCTCGGCGGACGCCCAGCCGGTGGCGGTGGCACTTATTGAAGCCAAGAAAACCGACCTTCCCCCCGGCCACGGGCTTGATCAGGCAAAGGCATACGCCCGCAGCAGACTGCTGAATGTGCCGTTTGTCTTTTCCTCAAACGGCCATCTGTTCATTGAATACGACCGCTTTACCGGACTGACCGCAGAACCAAAGCCGATGAGCGAATTCCCCTCACCGGAAAGCCTCCGCAGACGTTACGAGCAAAACATGGGCTTCGCTCTGGAAGATGAAGCCGCCAAGCCGCTCCTCAAGCCCTACCACAACGGCGAGGGGGCGCGCAGATACTATCAGGACGCCGCCATTCGCTCCGTGCTGGAAAAAGTCGCCCGCAATGCGCGAAGCGGCGAGCCGCCCCGCGCCCTGCTGAGCCTTGCGACCGGCGCGGGCAAAACCTTCATAGCCGTCAACCTTCTCAAGCGCATAGCCGATGCGGGGCAACTCAAACGCGCCCTTTTCCTTTGCGACCGGGACGAACTCCGCTCTCAGGCGCTTGCCGCGTTTCAAAACGTTTTCGGCTCGGATGCGGCGGAAGTCCGGCAGAGCGGCTATGACGGCGGCAACCGTGCCAAAAACGCCCGCGTTCACATCGCCACCTATCAGACCCTCGGAGTGGATACGGAGGAGGATGACGCCAGTTTTCTGACAAGGCATTACCCGGAGGATTACTTCAGCCACATAGTGATTGACGAGTGCCACCGCTCCGCATGGGGCAAGTGGTCGCGGGCGCTTACCCGCAATCCGGGCGCGGTGCAGATAGGGCTGACCGCCACCCCGCGCATATTGAAGACGGGCGCAAAAACAAAGGAAGCCGAACAGGACGCCAGGATCACCGCCGACAACTGCAAATACTTCGGCGAGCCGGTCTATGAATACGACATGGCACAGGCGATGGAAGACGGCTACCTTGCCGTCTGCGAGATTCAAAAAGGTCGCGTGAACCTTGATGAAACGGGGCTTGATATTGACGAAGTTATGAAGCATTACCCGCGATACGCGCACACCGGACAACCGGCCAGACGCGAGGACTTGCGCAAGGCGTATGAAAAGCCCGACTTTGAAGACCTTATTATGCTTCCCGACCGCGTGTGGGAAATGTGCGGAGACCTGTTCAAGTATCTGGTTGAGACCGGCGGCCCCGAACAGAAAACCATCATCTTCTGCGCCCGTGACAGTCATGCGGACGAGGTTGCCATTAAGTTGAACAACCTTTACACCGAGTGGTGTGTTCAAAACAAAAAGGAGCGCCTTGAACCCTACGCCTTCAAATGCACCGCCGCATCAAGCGGCAATGACCAGTTGCCCGATTTTCGCGCCGCCATGCGGCATCACTTCATAGCCGCCACTGTTGACCTGCTGACCACCGGCGTGGATGTGCCCGTTGTGCGGAACATTGTCTTTTTCAAATACATAAAATCGCCCATCAGTTTCTACCAGATGATAGGGCGAGGGACCCGGATTGACCCCGGCAGTAACAAACTGATGTTCAGGATTTACGACTATACGGGCGTGACCGACCTTTTCGGGGAGGAACTTGTTACCCCTCCGCGCCCTCCCGGCGGGGGGCGCGGCGGCACGGCTTCCGAACCCGTCATTGTGGCGGACGGCTTTAATGTGCATATAACAGACACCGGGCGGTATGTGGTAATACAGGAAGACGGGCAGGCACGCCCCGTGCCGGTGGACGAATACAAAAACCGCCTTGCCGCCCAACTCATCAGGGAAGCCCCCACTCTGGATGAATTCCGGAAGCGGTGGATACAGCCGGAGGAGCGGCGCAATTTAATGAACCGCTTGGTTGAATCGGGTCATCCGCCCGCCGTGTTGCAGGCGCTTGAGGAAATGAACGATTACGACCTTTACGATGTGCTTGCCGATTTGGGCTTCGGTCTTGCGCCGCGCACCCGCAGCGACCGCGCGCTGGCTTTTATCTACAAGCACGAGGACTGGCTCAGGGGACTGCCGGAGCAGACCGCCGGAGCAATTCGCGCCATTGTCGGCCAGTTTGAGAAGGGGGGAACGGACGGGCTGGAGAATCAGATGATATTCAGAACGCCGGAGGTTGAAGCGGCGGGAGGGCTTAAGGCGTTGAGCGAGGGAGGCAAACCGGCGGAGTTGTTGAAAGAGACTAAAATGAAGGTGTTTTCGGCGTAA
- a CDS encoding DUF433 domain-containing protein: MESVSRNPKILGGTLVFSGTRVPVRILFEHLEAGDTLAKFLDDFPSVTEQQAIDVLKHSFSRLTNLY, from the coding sequence ATGGAATCTGTCAGTAGAAACCCCAAGATATTAGGTGGAACGCTGGTATTTTCCGGCACAAGAGTGCCGGTGCGAATTCTGTTTGAACATTTGGAAGCGGGGGATACGCTGGCGAAATTTCTGGATGACTTTCCCTCGGTTACAGAACAACAAGCGATTGATGTTTTGAAACACTCTTTCAGCAGGTTAACAAACCTCTATTAA
- a CDS encoding restriction endonuclease subunit S translates to MLTDLPHKEGKELPQGWRWVALGDVCDIVTGRTPRRDTPAYWNGTLPWATISDLNNETVKDTKEGITEIATQEANMRLIPKGTLLFSFKLTIGKMAFAGTDLYTNEAIAALFPKDSSLDTKFLQFSLKFIDPSSGSSHAVKGKTLNRNGLREIRIPLPPLPEQKRIAATLTEKLAAVEQARKASETRLEAARALPAAYLREVLEAKGKTLPDGWRWVALGDVCTVNPRRPVIERDDSELTAFVPMEAIDAVTGSMDSSNKRPYIDVKKGYTYFEEGDVVFSKITPCMQNGKHAIACNLIDGMAFGTTEFHVVRPTSDIIADWIHLYLRQPEVLHDAEQHFTGAVGQRRVPSSFLEELEIPLPPLHEQKQIAADLTGKFANVEQIKDTATEQSSAIESLPASLLRQAFSGAL, encoded by the coding sequence GTGTTGACCGATTTACCGCATAAAGAAGGGAAGGAGTTGCCGCAAGGGTGGCGGTGGGTTGCGCTTGGTGATGTTTGCGACATAGTTACCGGGCGCACTCCCCGAAGGGATACTCCGGCATACTGGAATGGAACACTTCCTTGGGCAACGATTTCGGACTTAAATAATGAGACCGTAAAGGATACAAAAGAAGGCATTACGGAAATAGCGACACAGGAGGCAAATATGCGTTTGATTCCGAAGGGGACTCTGTTATTCAGTTTCAAACTTACAATAGGAAAAATGGCGTTTGCGGGAACTGACCTCTATACAAACGAAGCCATTGCAGCACTTTTTCCAAAAGATTCTTCACTGGATACGAAATTCTTACAATTCTCTTTGAAATTCATAGATCCGTCCTCAGGCTCTTCACATGCTGTAAAAGGGAAAACACTCAACCGAAATGGGTTACGCGAAATTAGAATCCCTCTCCCGCCTCTTCCCGAACAAAAGCGAATCGCCGCTACCCTAACAGAGAAACTTGCCGCCGTTGAGCAAGCCCGAAAGGCAAGCGAAACACGCCTTGAAGCCGCCCGCGCCCTGCCCGCCGCTTATTTGCGGGAAGTGCTTGAGGCAAAAGGAAAAACATTACCGGACGGGTGGCGGTGGGTTGCGCTTGGTGATGTGTGCACTGTTAATCCAAGACGCCCCGTAATTGAACGCGATGATTCTGAACTAACAGCCTTTGTTCCAATGGAAGCCATTGACGCAGTTACGGGTTCAATGGATTCCAGCAATAAACGCCCATATATAGATGTCAAGAAGGGCTATACCTATTTTGAGGAAGGGGATGTAGTTTTCTCTAAAATTACGCCTTGTATGCAGAACGGCAAACACGCCATTGCGTGCAATCTAATAGATGGTATGGCATTCGGCACAACAGAGTTCCATGTAGTGCGGCCTACTTCAGATATTATTGCTGACTGGATACACTTATATCTGAGACAGCCCGAAGTGTTACATGATGCCGAACAGCATTTTACTGGCGCAGTCGGTCAAAGACGAGTTCCCTCATCATTCCTTGAAGAGTTGGAAATTCCTTTACCGCCTTTACACGAACAAAAACAAATCGCCGCTGACCTTACCGGCAAGTTTGCCAATGTAGAGCAAATAAAAGACACGGCAACCGAACAATCATCAGCCATTGAATCACTGCCCGCCTCACTACTCCGTCAGGCGTTTTCTGGAGCGCTATAA